In Xylanibacter ruminicola 23, a single genomic region encodes these proteins:
- a CDS encoding BlaI/MecI/CopY family transcriptional regulator, translated as MKEKKKQLTKAETQVMNILWSLPEQQGFIQDIIDRYPEPKPAYTTILTFMKILTDKGFVKPERVGKANRFSPLVSKDDYTYSFISDVKDTFFDGSFTSLVSFFAKKEQYTDEELAELKELMTKIESKR; from the coding sequence ATGAAGGAGAAAAAGAAGCAACTAACCAAGGCCGAGACGCAGGTGATGAACATCCTGTGGAGTTTGCCAGAACAGCAGGGCTTTATTCAGGACATCATCGATCGCTATCCTGAACCCAAACCTGCCTACACTACTATCCTGACGTTTATGAAGATTCTTACAGACAAGGGATTTGTAAAGCCTGAAAGGGTAGGCAAGGCCAATCGTTTTTCGCCGTTGGTAAGCAAGGACGATTACACCTACTCGTTTATCAGCGATGTAAAGGATACTTTTTTTGATGGCTCATTCACATCGCTTGTCAGCTTCTTTGCCAAAAAGGAGCAATATACCGACGAGGAGTTGGCAGAACTGAAGGAATTGATGACAAAAATCGAGTCGAAACGATGA
- a CDS encoding GLPGLI family protein — MKLLLIGLILFCIGNNAFGQKTISDQKVLDTVSYRFVYDVQAKVFENSNLRKSDEHWLDIGKKGISYYYSAWQMRNIQIHDSIRNIGGSMNDVFRVKYEQGVEPSNFLYFIFKNYPLTGQQTVDYASMDLFQYQEPMDLNWNFVEGDTIILNHPCQKAICNYHGKTWIAFYATDIPISDGPWKLSGLPGLILRAYDLSDSFLFNCVGIYQNVGGIIAMMRSNRKITTPQKVHETTREIEKDPNAYMKAKGQNVTTLDEKGRPINLGKILSNMAHYESYSSGDKK, encoded by the coding sequence ATGAAGCTGTTATTAATTGGATTAATTCTATTTTGCATCGGAAACAATGCTTTTGGTCAGAAAACAATTTCTGACCAAAAGGTATTGGATACGGTTTCTTATCGCTTTGTGTACGATGTCCAGGCAAAGGTTTTTGAGAATAGCAATCTAAGGAAATCTGATGAACATTGGTTGGATATTGGGAAAAAAGGTATTAGTTATTATTATAGTGCTTGGCAAATGAGAAATATCCAAATCCATGATAGCATACGCAATATTGGTGGCTCAATGAATGATGTCTTTCGAGTGAAGTACGAGCAAGGTGTTGAACCGTCAAATTTCCTTTATTTCATATTCAAGAATTATCCACTGACAGGGCAGCAGACTGTAGATTATGCGTCGATGGATTTATTCCAATATCAGGAACCGATGGATTTGAATTGGAATTTTGTAGAAGGGGATACTATTATTTTGAATCATCCTTGTCAAAAGGCAATCTGCAATTATCATGGTAAAACATGGATTGCATTTTATGCCACAGATATCCCTATTTCTGATGGTCCTTGGAAATTATCAGGGTTGCCCGGGCTTATTCTCAGGGCTTACGACCTTTCCGACTCGTTCTTGTTTAACTGTGTAGGCATCTATCAGAATGTAGGAGGAATTATTGCAATGATGCGTTCTAATAGAAAGATAACTACTCCTCAAAAAGTACATGAGACGACAAGAGAAATAGAAAAGGATCCCAATGCATATATGAAAGCAAAAGGCCAAAATGTCACAACGCTCGATGAAAAGGGGCGCCCTATCAATTTGGGTAAGATTCTGTCGAATATGGCTCATTACGAAAGTTATTCCTCTGGAGATAAGAAATGA
- a CDS encoding GLPGLI family protein, whose amino-acid sequence MKKKVIVLLLGLAIMNLCYSKNFMDKMMFRFVYDVQAKAFEKSTRLNSDEHWLDIGENGVSKYYSRWKNDYWHINDSLKAIGGDFNSIQRVVREKGIESSQFNYYIYKNYPSQRHQTVDYYSIELFQYQEPMGQDWELAEGDTTILNHPCHKAVCNYHGRTWTAYYATDIPISDGPWKLCGLPGLILRAYDHDGAFIINCIGIHQEVGGEITMRDAKKRKMKPEQAHKLIELIDSDPDAYMESQGHKSTTYDEKGRPMKMPQMPKRAYYESYSSGDKK is encoded by the coding sequence ATGAAAAAAAAAGTCATTGTATTATTGCTAGGACTCGCAATAATGAATCTATGCTATTCAAAGAATTTTATGGATAAGATGATGTTTCGTTTCGTCTATGACGTACAGGCAAAGGCTTTCGAAAAGAGTACCCGGTTGAATTCTGATGAACATTGGTTGGATATTGGTGAAAATGGTGTTAGCAAGTACTATAGTAGATGGAAGAATGATTATTGGCATATAAATGATAGTTTAAAAGCAATTGGCGGTGATTTTAACAGCATACAGCGCGTTGTTCGTGAAAAAGGGATAGAGTCATCACAATTCAACTACTATATCTACAAAAACTATCCTAGTCAGCGACATCAAACGGTGGATTACTATTCAATAGAATTATTCCAGTATCAAGAGCCCATGGGGCAGGACTGGGAACTGGCAGAAGGAGATACTACAATTTTGAACCATCCCTGCCATAAGGCTGTTTGCAATTATCACGGTAGAACATGGACAGCCTATTATGCCACAGATATCCCCATCTCTGATGGTCCATGGAAGCTCTGTGGGTTGCCAGGTCTCATATTGAGAGCTTACGATCACGATGGTGCTTTCATTATTAATTGTATCGGCATCCACCAGGAAGTTGGAGGTGAGATAACCATGCGTGATGCTAAGAAAAGGAAAATGAAGCCAGAACAAGCGCATAAATTGATAGAACTGATTGATAGCGATCCTGATGCATATATGGAATCGCAAGGTCACAAAAGCACGACTTATGATGAGAAGGGCAGACCAATGAAGATGCCTCAGATGCCCAAGCGTGCCTATTACGAAAGTTATTCCTCTGGAGATAAGAAATGA
- a CDS encoding tetratricopeptide repeat protein, producing MRLDLLKRIIFVTILVITFSCQGEDSSLEKDMYQKLQSIKTADKADEPIAESDSLALSLVDYYEHHGSKLKLAEACYYAGRVFYERRDFTKSLHYYNKAVSALPHSDTPDLEGVIYSQIGYVFSYQDLPEEAIAAFKRSYQFCKSQKDTLGMIYGLRDWGKELSDHERYDEALRILQESIQLTKAKNIDYLYYGNKSNLAGLYCKLQNYPKAKAEINEALTCVYGPDSSGVLTTAANIYMTIGMVDSAEYYSKQLLKIGTIYARCSANERLAEIALKRGQAKEALHYLTVYKNLNDSINETTNTATVAKINALYNYQRQEQENAELRESNQRIYFYLTVACFVILTLAFIFIAVYLYYTKHKETKSLRSEILEQAKKWQQTQEEKALSEERKKQIQECDIRKKFYNFADNSMTFAPNITDKDWQELEQVINTVYPRFTERLENLCDISATERQICLLRKIDIAPVKVANLLNKSKQAISSTRERLYEKSFGQKGSPTQWDDYLQSL from the coding sequence ATGAGATTAGATTTGCTAAAACGCATCATATTCGTTACCATATTGGTCATTACATTTTCGTGTCAGGGGGAGGATTCTTCTCTTGAAAAAGATATGTATCAAAAGCTACAAAGCATTAAAACGGCAGATAAAGCCGATGAACCTATTGCAGAATCTGACTCTTTAGCACTTTCGCTAGTTGACTATTATGAACATCATGGCAGTAAACTGAAATTAGCTGAGGCATGTTATTACGCAGGTCGTGTTTTCTACGAGCGACGAGATTTCACAAAGTCACTACATTATTACAATAAGGCAGTATCAGCCCTACCACATAGCGACACCCCAGATTTGGAAGGAGTAATCTATAGCCAGATAGGTTATGTATTTTCGTACCAAGACTTACCAGAAGAGGCCATCGCAGCATTCAAACGCTCCTACCAGTTCTGTAAAAGCCAAAAAGATACGCTCGGTATGATATATGGCCTGAGAGATTGGGGAAAGGAACTAAGTGACCATGAACGATATGATGAGGCCCTAAGGATATTACAGGAATCAATCCAGTTGACAAAAGCAAAAAATATAGACTATTTGTATTATGGTAACAAAAGCAACCTTGCAGGTTTATATTGCAAATTGCAGAATTACCCAAAAGCAAAAGCAGAGATAAACGAAGCTTTAACCTGCGTATATGGCCCTGACAGCAGTGGCGTACTAACAACTGCAGCAAATATTTATATGACCATCGGTATGGTGGACTCTGCCGAATATTACTCTAAGCAACTATTAAAAATAGGTACAATATATGCTCGCTGCTCAGCTAATGAGCGCTTGGCCGAAATTGCCCTCAAACGAGGACAAGCAAAAGAAGCATTGCATTATCTAACAGTATATAAGAATCTTAACGACTCTATCAACGAAACAACAAACACAGCAACCGTTGCCAAGATAAATGCACTATACAATTATCAGCGACAGGAACAAGAGAATGCAGAGCTACGTGAAAGCAATCAACGCATATACTTTTATCTTACAGTAGCTTGTTTCGTCATCCTGACGCTTGCGTTTATTTTTATTGCTGTATATTTGTATTACACCAAACACAAAGAAACAAAAAGTCTGAGATCTGAAATATTAGAACAGGCAAAGAAATGGCAACAAACACAGGAAGAGAAAGCCCTATCAGAAGAAAGAAAAAAACAAATACAAGAATGTGATATTCGTAAAAAGTTCTACAACTTTGCAGATAACAGTATGACCTTTGCTCCTAACATTACCGATAAAGACTGGCAGGAATTAGAACAGGTCATCAATACAGTTTATCCACGTTTTACAGAGAGGTTGGAGAATCTATGTGATATCAGCGCTACTGAACGCCAAATTTGCCTGTTAAGGAAAATCGACATTGCTCCCGTAAAGGTTGCAAACTTACTCAATAAAAGCAAGCAAGCAATCAGTTCAACCCGAGAACGCCTATACGAGAAATCGTTCGGCCAGAAAGGCTCCCCCACCCAATGGGATGACTACCTACAAAGTTTATAA
- a CDS encoding AAA family ATPase, with the protein MVNNPFILYGYESEEYFCDRQDETKHLLRLIENGNNVALIAPRRIGKTGLIENLYHLKEVQENYYTFLIDIYATKNMEDMVMAMGSAMLASLRPKGAQIMQKFTGFLSSLRSGISFDPAGNPSWNVEIGDIRMPRTTLEEIFHYIESADKPCIVAIDEFQSVANYPDGHAEALLRTHIQHCRNANFIFAGSQRTMMAEIFNSPARPFYQSASMMNLGCISMDKYCQFAQEHFSKAGKSLPADVFQMVYERFEGITWYVQRVMNELFSLTSTGSACTVEMIDVAIDNILRANEFNYQSLLFQLPPKQKMLLVAICKAGKATALTSADFVRRWHLPSTSSVQSAIKGLLEKSFVTTSLGVYEVYDKFFAMWLLRQS; encoded by the coding sequence ATGGTAAACAATCCTTTTATTCTGTATGGATATGAGTCGGAGGAGTATTTCTGTGATCGTCAAGACGAGACGAAGCATCTGCTCCGATTAATAGAGAATGGAAATAATGTTGCATTAATAGCTCCACGTCGAATAGGTAAGACGGGGCTGATAGAGAATTTATACCATCTAAAGGAGGTTCAGGAGAATTATTATACGTTTCTGATTGATATCTATGCAACTAAGAATATGGAGGATATGGTTATGGCGATGGGTAGCGCAATGCTTGCATCATTACGGCCTAAAGGTGCTCAGATTATGCAGAAGTTTACAGGCTTCTTGTCTTCTTTACGTAGCGGTATCTCTTTTGATCCTGCTGGAAATCCGTCGTGGAATGTGGAGATTGGAGATATCAGGATGCCAAGAACAACTTTAGAGGAGATCTTTCACTATATTGAATCGGCTGATAAACCATGTATTGTTGCTATTGATGAATTTCAGTCGGTTGCAAATTATCCTGATGGTCATGCAGAGGCACTTCTACGAACACATATTCAACATTGTCGCAATGCAAATTTTATCTTTGCCGGGTCGCAACGTACCATGATGGCCGAGATATTTAATAGTCCGGCACGTCCGTTTTACCAAAGTGCTTCGATGATGAATCTTGGCTGTATTTCAATGGATAAGTATTGCCAGTTTGCTCAGGAGCATTTTTCGAAGGCAGGCAAATCGCTTCCTGCCGATGTGTTCCAGATGGTTTACGAGCGCTTTGAAGGTATAACCTGGTATGTACAGCGTGTGATGAACGAACTTTTTTCTTTAACGTCTACAGGATCTGCCTGTACGGTGGAGATGATAGATGTGGCTATAGATAATATTCTGCGAGCTAACGAATTCAATTATCAATCATTGCTGTTTCAACTGCCACCAAAACAAAAGATGCTGTTAGTGGCTATCTGTAAAGCAGGTAAGGCCACTGCCTTAACGTCGGCCGATTTTGTTCGTCGCTGGCATCTTCCGTCAACAAGTAGTGTTCAGTCTGCTATAAAGGGGCTGCTCGAAAAGAGTTTTGTGACAACTTCGCTTGGTGTTTACGAGGTTTACGATAAATTCTTTGCCATGTGGCTCCTCCGTCAATCATAA